The segment TAACTTCGCCTTAACGTTGCAAATTCCCCGAATCTATGAGATGGAGATCCCGATCGCCTTGGTGATCAGTACATTGGGTGAAGGAATGAAGTACTTTTTCTTAGCTGTTATGTGGGGAGAGATATTTACGACTCTTATTGGAAATGTTTATGGGTTAGCCGCCAATTTGAAACAAGTATTGCCATTTCGTCTTCATACACTGATGGGTTCCATCTTTGCTTTGGGATACGTCTGTTCCCTGATAGGATTCCCGGTTTTTGTGGGGTATATCTATCCGTTTTTCGGTTATTGCGGAATTTTTGTGTTGTTGCTGATGGTACTTCGACGATATCCGAGTTCTTAAGAAGAATGGGTCTGAGTGCCACTGGGTAAGGAAGTTGTACCTGTCAGGCTGTTTCCGCAATCCATCGGTCATATGCCCTCCTTCTTAAATGAAACTGTATGGTCACGATGGCAACCTTCTTTTGCTATGCTAGAATGAGGGCGTGTCTCATCATGATGCATAGGAAGCTGAAAGTAAAAATTCCGGCAGTACAAATCTAGTAAGGGTCAGACAGAGAATGTAAAGGAGAGAAGGATTATATGGACTTGAAGCAGGCGATTCGCACCCGACGCAGTATCGGAAAGGTGGGAACGGGTGTTCCTGACAGGCAGTTGATTGAGAAAGTACTGGAAGCTGCCCGATGGGCACCAAACCACCATATGACCCAACCATGGAAATTTATTGTGCTGACAGGAGATGCCCGAAAGCGGTTGGGAAGTGTATTGAAGGAACTAAAGGCAGAAGAGATGACTCCTGAAGAAAGAAAGCTTCGTGCTGAACAACTGGAACAGACAGCCCGGAAGCCCTTGCGTGCTCCCGTGGTTATCGCTGTAGCCGTTACTCCCTCTGATGATCCCAGAGTGGAAGAGGTGGAAGAGATTTGCGCTGTAGCCGCAGGGGTCCAAAATGCACTGTTAACGGCCCATGTCTTGGGTTTGGGGGCGATATGGCGCACAGGCAAGCCGACATATACCGAAAAAATGAAATCATTTTTCAAGTTGGGAGAGCGGGATCAAATGCTGGGCTTTATTTATTTGGGGTATCCATCGATGCTTCCTAAGGAGAGGCCACGAGAGCCGTTGAAAGAGAAAGTGGAGTGGTGGAACTAGACGTTTTGCAGGTGTAGTGTGGCCGGCACAGGTGTCGGGTAATGGGTCAAAATGCCCCTTCTTCAAAGATCCCAATGGATAATGGCGTGTTTTTGCGCCTTAGAGAAGAACCCTGGGAGGTTGGACAGTGTGGCAATCCTTTGGGTCATGGTGATCAGCTATGCAATAGGGGCCTTTCCGCTGAACATGATACTGTTCAGTAAGGGCTTTCACCGGAGACTTCACCATTCGTTTTTGCCCATCGGCTTGGATATCGGAACTGGAGCTTTGGCGTCTTTGCTTGGTTTGATGATGGCCGGGTGGACAGGTGCTTCTCTGGCTGCTCTGTCCGTGGTTTTGGGTCGGGTTTATCCGATTTTTACCGGGTTTCAGGGAGAGTATGGAGTAGGGGTGGCTGCCGGTGCACTACTCATCTTAAGTCCTTTGCTCATGTTGATGGGAGTCAGTATTTTTTTGGTCATTCTTTTGCTCACTCGCTATCCTTCTGTCTCCATCGTCTTCACGATTGTGTTGGTCATGCTTCTCACCTTGTTCTTTTTTCCGGAATTTTATGTTACTTGGGTTGTGTTTTGTGTTGGAGGTTTGATTCTGTATCAGTATAAGGGATCAGCGAATCCTTGGCACAGCCTTCGAGGATGGGGCAGGAGAAAATGAAAATAGAACAACAGTAAAAAAGACAGCCATTCTGTACAGGCTGTCTTCTTTTCGTTATTCGTCATCTCCGTCAAACAGGTCATCAAAAAAGCTTCCCTCATCTCCTCCATCATCCCCGCCGTCATCTCCACCAAACATATTGTCAAAAAAGCCTCCCTCTTCTTCACTTTCTTCTCCGTCGTCCCCCCCAAACATACCGTCAAACAGACTTCCCTCTTCTTCCGGTTCAGCTTCCGGTTCAGCGGCTTCTACCTCGTCGTCATCAGAAAAATGATCGATGATTTCAGATATGATCATGCCACCTAACAGCCCTGCGGCTAATCCGCCAACGACTCCGCCGACTTTGGAGAAACCGCTGTGCTTATGTTCTTGATGGCCAAGGGCGACCCTGGGATGGGTAAAGGGTTCGGGATCGTTCACCATTTCTTGTAACAAGGATTGCAATTTCTCTGTTAACTCCTCCGGTTGATTCAAGAGGTCATGAT is part of the Kroppenstedtia pulmonis genome and harbors:
- a CDS encoding glycerol-3-phosphate acyltransferase, which codes for MAILWVMVISYAIGAFPLNMILFSKGFHRRLHHSFLPIGLDIGTGALASLLGLMMAGWTGASLAALSVVLGRVYPIFTGFQGEYGVGVAAGALLILSPLLMLMGVSIFLVILLLTRYPSVSIVFTIVLVMLLTLFFFPEFYVTWVVFCVGGLILYQYKGSANPWHSLRGWGRRK
- a CDS encoding nitroreductase family protein; this translates as MDLKQAIRTRRSIGKVGTGVPDRQLIEKVLEAARWAPNHHMTQPWKFIVLTGDARKRLGSVLKELKAEEMTPEERKLRAEQLEQTARKPLRAPVVIAVAVTPSDDPRVEEVEEICAVAAGVQNALLTAHVLGLGAIWRTGKPTYTEKMKSFFKLGERDQMLGFIYLGYPSMLPKERPREPLKEKVEWWN